From Oreochromis aureus strain Israel breed Guangdong linkage group 4, ZZ_aureus, whole genome shotgun sequence, a single genomic window includes:
- the col1a1a gene encoding collagen, type I, alpha 1a has product MFSFVDLRLALLLSAAVLLVRAQGEDDRTGKSCTLDGQVFADRDVWKPEPCQICVCDSGTVMCDEVICEDTTDCPNPIIPHDECCPICPDDGFQEPQTEGTVGARGPKGDRGPPGPPGRDGMPGQPGLPGPPGPPGPPGLGGNFSPQMSGGYDEKSPAMPVPGPMGPMGPRGPPGPPGSSGPQGFTGPPGEAGEPGSPGPMGPRGPAGPPGKNGEDGESGKPGRPGERGPPGPQGARGFPGTPGLPGIKGHRGFSGLDGAKGDTGPAGPKGEAGTPGENGTPGAMGPRGLPGERGRAGATGAAGARGNDGAAGAAGPPGPTGPAGPPGFPGGPGAKGDAGAQGARGPEGPAGARGEPGNPGPAGPAGPGGNPGSDGAPGAKGAPGAAGVAGAPGFPGPRGPSGPQGAAGAPGPKGNTGEAGAPGSKGESGAKGEAGAPGVQGPPGPPGEEGKRGARGEPGAAGARGGPGERGAPGGRGFPGSDGPAGPKGATGERGAPGLVGPKGATGEPGRTGEPGLPGAKGMTGSPGNPGPDGKIGPSGAPGQDGRPGPPGPGGARGQPGVMGFPGPKGAAGEAGKPGERGTMGPTGPAGAPGKDGDVGAQGPPGPAGPAGERGEQGPAGSPGFQGLPGPQGAVGETGKPGEQGVPGEAGAPGPAGARGDRGFPGERGAPGAIGPAGARGSPGASGNDGAKGDAGAPGTPGAQGPPGLQGMPGERGAAGLPGLRGNRGDQGPKGADGTPGKDGPRGLTGPIGLPGPAGSPGDKGEPGAQGPVGPSGARGPPGERGEAGPPGPAGFAGPPGADGQPGAKGEPGDNGAKGDSGAPGPAGPTGAPGPQGPVGNTGPKGARGPAGPPGATGFPGAAGRVGPPGPAGNAGPPGPPGPAGKEGPKGNRGETGPAGRPGELGAAGPPGPPGEKGSPGADGAPGSAGIPGPQGIAGQRGIVGLPGQRGERGFPGLAGPVGEPGKQGPSGPSGERGPPGPMGPPGLAGAPGEPGREGTPGNEGAAGRDGAPGPKGDRGESGPAGAPGAPGPPGAPGPVGPAGKTGDRGETGPAGPAGAAGPAGPRGPAGAPGLRGDKGETGEAGERGMKGHRGFTGMQGPPGPPGTSGESGPAGAAGPAGPRGPSGAAGAPGKDGVSGLPGPTGPPGPRGRSGEMGPAGPPGPPGPPGAPGAPGGGFDLGFMVQPQEKAPDPFRMYRADDANVLRDRDLEVDSTLKSLSQQIEQIRSPDGTRKNPARTCRDLKMCHPDWKSGEYWIDPDQGCTQDAIKVYCNMETGETCVSPTQREVAKKNWYISKNIKEKKHVWFGEAMNEGFQFEYGSEGSLPEDVNIQMTFLRLMSTEASQNITYHCKNSVAYMDAAAGNLKKALLLQGSNEIEIRAEGNSRFTYSVLEDGCTSHTGTWGKTVIDYKTSKTSRLPIIDIAPMDVGAPDQEFGFEVGPVCFL; this is encoded by the exons aacTTCTCCCCTCAGATGTCCGGTGGCTACGATGAGAAATCTCCTGCCATGCCTGTGCCTGGACCCATG GGCCCAATGGGACCCCGTGGACCTCCTGGACCTCCTGGATCTAGC GGACCTCAGGGATTCACTGGCCCCCCTGGTGAGGCTGGAGAGCCCGGATCTCCT GGTCCCATGGGTCCCCGTGGACCTGCCGGCCCCCCTGGAAAGAACGGCGAGGAT GGTGAGTCTGGCAAACCAGGTCGCCCCGGTGAGCGTGGACCTCCTGGCCCTCAG ggAGCTCGTGGTTTCCCAGGAACCCCAGGTCTGCCTGGCATCAAGGGACATAGA GGATTCAGTGGCCTGGATGGTGCCAAGGGAGACACTGGCCCCGCTGGACCCAAG gGAGAGGCTGGCACCCCTGGTGAGAATGGAACCCCTGGTGCTATG GGACCTCGTGGTCTGCCTGGTGAGAGAGGCCGTGCTGGTGCTACTGGAGCTGCT GGAGCTCGTGGTAACGATGGCgctgctggtgctgctggaccTCCT GGTCCCACTGGCCCCGCTGGACCCCCTGGATTCCCCGGTGGCCCTGGAGCCAAG GGTGATGCTGGAGCTCAGGGTGCTCGTGGACCCGAGGGCCCTGCTGGAGCTCGTGGTGAGCCCGGAAACCCCGGACCTGCTGGCCCAGCTGGACCTGGC GGAAACCCTGGATCTGATGGAGCCCCCGGAGCTAAGGGAGCACCT GGTGCTGCTGGAGTTGCTGGAGCTCCTGGTTTCCCTGGACCCCGTGGACCCTCAGGACCTCAGGGTGCTGCTGGTGCCCCCGGACCCAAGGGTAACACT GGTGAGGCTGGTGCCCCAGGATCCAAGGGAGAGTCTGGTGCCAAGGGAGAGGCT GGTGCTCCAGGAGTTCAGGGACCCCCTGGACCTCCCGGTGAGGAGGGCAAGAGAGGAGCCAGAGGAGAGCCTGGTGCTGCAGGAGCCCGTGGCGGCCCtggagagaga GGTGCCCCTGGTGGTCGTGGTTTCCCTGGTTCTGATGGCCCTGCTGGACCCAAA GGTGCCACTGGTGAGCGTGGTGCCCCCGGTCTTGTTGGACCTAAAGGTGCCACTGGTGAGCCTGGCCGCACTGGTGAGCCTGGTCTGCCCGGAGCTAAG GGAATGACTGGCAGCCCTGGCAACCCTGGACCTGATGGCAAGATAGGACCTTCT GGAGCTCCTGGACAAGATGGCCGCCCTGGGCCTCCTGGCCCTGGTGGAGCTAGAGGCCAGCCTGGAGTCATGGGATTCCCCGGACCCAAGGGTGCTGCT gGTGAGGCTGGAAAGCCCGGTGAGAGAGGAACCATGGGACCTACTGGACCTGCT GGTGCACCTGGAAAGGATGGTGATGTTGGCGCACAGGGACCTCCTGGACCTGCT GGTCCTGCTGGtgagagaggagagcagggacCTGCTGGATCTCCTGGATTCCAGGGTCTTCCAGGACCCCAGGGAGCCGTTGGTGAGACTGGCAAGCCTGGAGAGCAG GGTGTACCCGGTGAAGCTGGAGCACCAGGACCCGCTGGAGCTAGA GGCGATAGAGGATTCCCTGGTGAGCGTGGTGCACCTGGGGCAATTGGACCTGCTGGTGCCCGTGGATCACCCGGAGCCTCTGGAAATGATGGTGCTAAG GGAGATGCTGGAGCCCCCGGTACTCCTGGAGCTCAGGGTCCTCCTGGACTGCAGGGAATGCCTGGTGAGCGCGGTGCCGCTGGTCTTCCAGGACTGAGAGGAAACAGA GGTGACCAAGGACCTAAGGGTGCTGATGGAACTCCTGGTAAGGATGGTCCTCGTGGTTTGACTGGTCCAATTGGACTTCCTGGACCTGCTGGCTCCCCAGGAGACAAGGGAGAGCCTGGTGCCCAAGGACCTGTTGGACCTTCTGGAGCCCGTGGACCCCCT GGCGAGCGTGGTGAAGCCGGACCACCTGGACCTGCTGGATTCGCTGGACCTCCT GGTGCTGACGGACAGCCTGGTGCTAAGGGAGAGCCTGGAGATAATGGTGCTAAGGGAGATTCTGGTGCTCCCGGACCTGCTGGACCCACTGGTGCTCCTGGACCTCAG GGTCCCGTTGGAAACACTGGCCCTAAGGGAGCCCGTGGACCTGCTGGACCTCCT GGTGCTACTGGCTTCCCTGGTGCTGCTGGCAGAGTTGGACCTCCCGGCCCCGCT GGTAACGCTGGACCTCCCGGACCTCCTGGACCAGCTGGCAAGGAGGGACCCAAAGGAAACCGTGGTGAGACTGGACCTGCTGGTCGCCCTGGTGAGTTGGGTGCTGCTGGACCCCCAGGACCTCCTGGAGAGAAGGGTAGCCCTGGTGCTGATGGTGCTCCC GGTAGTGCTGGTATTCCTGGACCTCAGGGTATTGCTGGACAGCGCGGTATTGTTGGTCTGCCTGGACAGAGAGGCGAGAGAGGCTTCCCTGGACTTGCCGGACCTGTT GGAGAGCCTGGAAAGCAAGGACCTAGTGGCCCAAGCGGTGAGCGTGGACCTCCCGGACCCATGGGACCCCCTGGCCTGGCCGGAGCCCCTGGAGAGCCTGGACGTGAG GGAACCCCTGGTAACGAGGGCGCAGCTGGTCGTGATGGAGCCCCTGGACCCAAG GGAGACCGTGGAGAGAGTGGCCCTGCCGGAGCCCCTGGTGCCCCTGGACCCCCTGGCGCCCCTGGACCTGTCGGCCCTGCTGGAAAGACTGGTGACCGTGGAGAGACT GGACCTGCTGGCCCTGCCGGCGCTGCTGGCCCTGCTGGACCTCGTGGCCCTGCT GGGGCTCCAGGACTTCGTGGTGACAAGGGAGAGACAGGAGAGGCTGGAGAGAGAGGCATGAAGGGACACAGAGGATTCACTGGCATGCAGGGACCTCCCGGACCTCCT GGAACTTCTGGAGAGTCTGGACCCGCTGGTGCTGCTGGACCCGCTGGACCTAGA GGCCCTTCAGGAGCTGCTGGTGCTCCTGGTAAGGATGGTGTGAGCGGTCTGCCTGGACCCACTGGACCTCCTGGACCTCGTGGACGTTCTGGAGAGATGGGACCTGCT GGTCCTCCTGGACCTCCTGGACCTCCTGGAGCACCTGGTGCCCCTGGTGGTGGATTTGACCTTGGCTTCATGGTCCAGCCTCAGGAGAAGGCCCCTGATCCCTTCCGCATGTACCGTGCTGACGACGCTAACGTTCTCCGTGACCGTGATCTGGAGGTTGATAGCACCCTGAAGAGCCTGAGCCAGCAGATTGAGCAGATCCGCAGCCCTGATGGAACCCGCAAGAACCCAGCAAGAACCTGCAGGGACCTCAAGATGTGCCATCCTGACTGGAAGAGCG gTGAGTACTGGATTGACCCTGATCAGGGCTGCACTCAGGACGCCATCAAGGTCTACTGCAACATGGAGACCGGCGAGACCTGCGTATCCCCAACTCAGCGTGAGGTTGCCAAGAAGAACTGGTACATCAGCAAGAACATCAAGGAGAAGAAGCACGTCTGGTTCGGAGAGGCTATGAATGAAGGCTTCCAG TTCGAGTATGGCAGTGAGGGCTCTCTGCCAGAGGATGTCAACATCCAGATGACCTTCCTGCGTCTCATGTCCACTGAGGCATCCCAGAACATTACCTACCACTGCAAGAACAGCGTCGCCTACATGGACGCCGCCGCTGGCAACCTCAAGAAGGCCCTCCTGCTCCAGGGCTCCAACGAGATTGAGATCAGAGCCGAGGGCAACAGCCGCTTCACCTACAGCGTCCTTGAGGATGGATGCACG TCACACACCGGTACATGGGGCAAGACAGTCATTGACTACAAGACATCGAAAACATCTCGCCTGCCCATCATTGATATCGCTCCTATGGACGTTGGTGCTCCAGACCAAGAGTTTGGCTTTGAAGTTGGACCTGTCTGTTTCTTGTAA